From Nitrospira sp.:
TGCAAGTCGGATCGCTCATGGGTGAGTCGCTTTCTTCCATTCTTCTTGCGTCAGGACTCCCTTCTTGATCAGCAACTGAATGAGCGTATCGAGCGTTTTCTGATTCGTGGTTGACGACGATGTCTTGGCTGGAGACGTGGTTGTAGCGGAAGACTCAGTCCGCTTGACTTCTGGAGGAGGTCGTTTCTGTCCAAGTACTTTGAATTGAGGAGTGAAGACTGCCACATAGTCTCGATTTCTTATCCGGACGGAGGCCGGGCTGCTGACAGCCTGGGGGAGGAGATCCGGTACATTCCCTGCCCGAATGTGGAAGAAGGGTTTACCGTCGTCGGTGTGACCGTCTTGGTCCAAAATGTCGAACCGTTTTAAAAAAGATTCGCCCGTGAGGCCTTCTCGGTCATCACCGGCGAGGTTGGTAATCTTGTCGAGTACGATCATCAGAGAATCGGCGATAAGGGTATCCGGTGAGAGGTTCCTCACGCTCACGTCATAGCGATACTCGCTGGTGAAGTTGTCACGGCCCTTCAGGGTGACAGTCACATGGGTGTTCCCTGTTAAATCCGTCAGCTGGTCGAGGGGGTTGGCGAATGTGATCGTTGCATGAATGAAGATCGTAGCAGTTGTGAGCAGGTAACAAGGTCTTAGGAAAGCCCGCATGAACGCCTTGCCTCACGGTAACGACATCGTCTCAGCATAGCAAAATTGGTGGGATTCGGCGAGGAATCGGCATGAGGTTCCTTGACACCTCATTTGGACCGACGATATTCTCCCGCTGATTACATCAGGCCACTCAGGGATCTATACCTATGATGATGTCGGATTCTTCTCAGGTGAGGCCGTTGGGAGTCTCGCGCCCACTGGTCAACGAACTCATGAAGTTCTATGACTATCCCCATCCGCATCACCCAAAACGAATTATCCGTGGCTATGATCGTCCGCATGCCCTGCGAACAGCACGGATGTGTGTTGCTGTCGCGAACCGCTTAGGGCATCCTGCCGATCGAGTCCAGCGCTATCATGTTGCTTGTCTACTGCACGATCTGGGCCGTGCCGGACTCGATCGACAACTCTTTGGAACTATTTGGTCTTGGGCGAAGCAACGGGGTATTCCAACAAGACCTCGTGAATGGCGCGCCATTCACCCAGGGACCACTTATGGACGTGAGACGGAAGCCTTCGTGTCCCTGTATCGCCGGGATCTTGAAGCATCCGGTGTGTCTATGGATGCTTGGGCGATTGAACAGATCGAAATGCGCCTTGGCTATGCTCGCCGTCTTGCTAGGCGATTGCGGGTTGTGAGGCCCGCACTCAAGAAGCTTGGTGTTGGATGGGAGCCTTGGATGCAACAGGTGATGTTGTACTACTATTATCCAGAACGGCTGAGCAAAGCCAAAGTCTGGGTGAAGCAACTGGCAGAAATCCTCGTCGCGTGTGAGCAGTTTGAAGCCTATAGTAACCGGCGACGGGGGCAGGATTACTATGCTCGAAAAAAGGAAAGCTTACCGGAGGCCTTTGCCTATCTTGAGAAACTGGAACACGAGGGCATTCTCAGCAGCGAGGTGTTGACTGCCGTCCGGTTGTTGTCAGCTGAAGGGGCGTTCGATGCTGTTTTGATGGAGGCACGGGGGGAGCCGCTGACGAGAAGCGACCGCCGCTATCTTCGTCGGTTCAAAGGTGAAAGCGTCTAATGGCTGTCCGAACCGTCCTATTGACGATCCGCATGACCGGTGGGACGGACATGCAAAATATTACACAATCCGTGGCCGAGGCCGTCGCGTCCTCGAGTCTTCGAGACGGAATTGTGACGGTCTTCGTGAAACATACGACTGCCTCGATCATGATTATCGAGGATGAACCAGGGATTCGCGTCGACACCAGAACGTTCTGGGACCGCGTCATCCCTCCCGACTCTCGCTGGCAGCATAACACCCTCAATCCCGGGGAGGACAACGGCCACAGCCATCTTCGAGGACAGCTCCAGGGGCCCTCGCTCACCATCCCCTTTGCATCCGGCACCCTTCTTCTAGGAACGTGGCAACAAGTCGTCCTGGTCGATTTTGACACCCGTTCACGAACGCGTGAATGTATTGTGCAGGTACTGGGTGAATAGGCTCCTACGATTCGTCACGCTCCCCCTGCTATGCAGTGTGGCCGTTTCGTTGCCGGTCGCGTGGTCCGGTGAGTGGGGCAAGCCTCTTGGTGCGGTCTACGATGGCCCGGAGGGTAAGCCTCGCCCCGTGACTCCGGCACCGGCCGAATTAGGGCCTGACGAACGGGCGACTACGGCCGTCTTTGAACGCGCAACGAAATCGGTCGTCTTCATCGCGAACACCGCCATACAGCGGGATTTCTGGTCCCTCGACATGATGGAGGTGCCTCAAGGGTCGGGATCAGGCTTCATGTGGAACCAGCAAGGCCATATTGTCACGAACTTTCATGTCATTTATGGAGCCAATTCCATCAAGGTGACGTTGGCGGATCGCACCGAGTACCAAGCCAAGGTGGTCGGAGCCGATCCTGATCATGATTTGGCGGTACTTCAGATTCAGGTGCCGGATCATCCACTCGAGCCGTTGGCAATCGGTTCTTCTCATGACTTGCGTGTGGGGCAAAAGGTGCTCGCGATCGGAAACCCGTTCGGGCTCGACCATACGTTGACCACGGGAGTCGTGAGTGCGTTGGGGAGGACGATCAAATCGATGTCCAATCGCACGATTGAAGGGGTGATCCAAACCGATGCGGCGATCAATCCGGGGAATTCGGGTGGCCCCTTGCTCGACAGTGCCGGGCGATTGATCGGTGTGAACACGCAAATCGTGAGTCCAAGCGGCGCCTATGCAGGGATTGGATTCGCTGTCCCTGTCGACACCGTC
This genomic window contains:
- a CDS encoding YjbQ family protein produces the protein MAVRTVLLTIRMTGGTDMQNITQSVAEAVASSSLRDGIVTVFVKHTTASIMIIEDEPGIRVDTRTFWDRVIPPDSRWQHNTLNPGEDNGHSHLRGQLQGPSLTIPFASGTLLLGTWQQVVLVDFDTRSRTRECIVQVLGE
- a CDS encoding trypsin-like peptidase domain-containing protein, which translates into the protein MNRLLRFVTLPLLCSVAVSLPVAWSGEWGKPLGAVYDGPEGKPRPVTPAPAELGPDERATTAVFERATKSVVFIANTAIQRDFWSLDMMEVPQGSGSGFMWNQQGHIVTNFHVIYGANSIKVTLADRTEYQAKVVGADPDHDLAVLQIQVPDHPLEPLAIGSSHDLRVGQKVLAIGNPFGLDHTLTTGVVSALGRTIKSMSNRTIEGVIQTDAAINPGNSGGPLLDSAGRLIGVNTQIVSPSGAYAGIGFAVPVDTVNRIVPELIKHGKLIRPGLGVSLVPDAMAKRWGIKGLIIGKVTKGGPADRAGLKGARETTAGRIQLGDIILSVARKPMNTVDDLMDVMEEHKVGDHVMVEILRGSGRKKWRSLFRPSISTTAIQNRRMVGSSGLAASRRIHE